DNA from Triticum aestivum cultivar Chinese Spring chromosome 7D, IWGSC CS RefSeq v2.1, whole genome shotgun sequence:
ACGACGAGCACCCGTTCCATCCACCGAGCGTCCGCCTCGTCACCCCTCAACCGCTCGTCCGCCGCGTCAAGGATCGCATTCCTCCCATACAGGCCCCACACCCAGCTGAGCAGAGTGAAGGACCTCTCCGTGGTCTCCATCACCGGCCGTCGGCCAGAGGTGATCTCTAGGAGGACGACGCCGAAACTGTAGACATCCGACTTGGTGCTAGGGCGGCGCGTGTTGACGAACTCCGGGTCGATGTACCCGACGGTGCCGAGCACGGCCTTGGTGGTCTGCATTGACCCGGCGCCGTGGGCGATGAGCCGGGCCAACCCGAAGTCCCCGAGCTTGGTGCTCAGCGACAAGTCGAGCATGATGTTGCTGGGTTTGATGTCGCCGTGGACGATGCACTCCTCCCACTCTCCGTGGAGGTAGCGCAGCGCCGACCCCAAGCCGAGGATGATGTTGTACCTCTGTGGCCATGTTAGATACGTGCCGTCCTTGTTGTAGAGGTGCCTGTCGAGGCTGCTCTCCGCGACGAGCTCGTAGACAAGGAGGAGCCCCTTGCGGCTGTCACACCAACCCAGCAGCTGCACAAGGTTGCGATGCTTCAGTCTGCTGATGATCCTCACCTCTGCCTCGAACTCCTTCCTCCCTTGCGCCGATGACTCCACTGACAGCACCTTTACCGCCACCTCACGGCGGTCTTGGTCACTACCGACAGCAGCTGCGGGTGTGAGCGTGAGGTGACCCCGGTAAACGCTCCCGAAGCCGCCTCGCCCGAGCTTCTCCTCCTTGGCGAAGTTACTCGTTGCCGCGACCAGCTCGTGGTACATGTACCGTCTGGGGCCTCCGGCAGCCACACCTCTCTCGAGGTCAGCTCTGTCGTCACACTCTTCTTCGCTGTCCTCGTTTGCTCTTCTTTTCTTGTGTCGACGCCATCCCAGCACTGCGGTCGCACAGACCAACAAAAAAAGCAGAGGAACTAGGACAGATGCTAGGATTGGTACCAACTTTTTGTGGATGTTGCTGTTGCTGGTTGGAATTGGAAGAGGAGGTTCGGCAGGTGGACGTGCTTCCTTCTTTGATTCAAGTTGCAGAgtagagctaaatgaccatgacaGTATCTGGTGCAGCTCGGCGATGTCGCCAGTCGCCGCGGAGAAGCCGACGGCGACCTCCTCCGGTAAGTATCTACTCAGATCGACGGTTGCATTGACCTGGTACAAGGCATCTTCGATGAGGAGATCAACGGCCAGCATCTTGGAATCTTTGTGGTACTTGACAGTGGCTTCCATAACATGGAGGGACGTGAGGCTTTTTCCCGGCCAGGTCGTGGTGTCCGTTGATGCGGTGGAGTTGACGGAGTTGACGTCGATGCCGACATGGTTGCCGTTGATATCGGCATATTCCCGGTTGAGGAAAGTGTCGAACTCGACGGCCACGATTCGGCCGTCTCCTGTCCCGTTAGTGTGGGttgggaggaggccgaggccgccgccggCGCTCCGGGGCGGGAGCACCGAAGGGAAACTCCCGAGGAAGAAGGCCATCCCGTCGCCTGTCAGCGGCATGCTGTCCTTGTCTGGGGTGATTCGGAAGGAGAAGGTGGTGGTGAAGCTAGCCATCTCGCCGGTGGCGTTGCTCCACAGCGGCACTTTGTGGTCGTACCATGCCCGGCCGACGCTGCTCTGAATGTTTGCATCACGCGTGTTCTTTGTCAGCTCCAGCCACGACGTGCTGACGAGTGCATCGCCGTTGACGGCGATGAATGAACCGGCTCTTGGGTCGGAGAAGTTGAGGTTGAAGAAGAGTGAGAAGGCCCGGCGCGGCGCATAGTAGAGGCATAGCAGCAACACCAAGACTAGGGTGGTAGGAGGAGGACGGCGAGAGCCCATGGCCTGGTGTTGGGAAGGAGAAAAGCTTGAGCACTATAATGTTAGGGGAATATAGTTAGTCTCCAGGGTCAAATTTGAAGTTTTCAGCTGGTCTCCAGGCCAAAGTAGAAGTGCACGATAGCACATGAAAGCAAACAGAGAGCCAATGGTAGCACACGGCTCTGGCGGAGCTCCAAATGGTTGCACAGGACAAAAGTCACCAGCTCCAAATGGTGGTTCAACTTCAATAAACTGGCCAATAAACTGATGTACTTATCCTTTTTGTTTATACTTAAGAGCAGCATCTGCCGGCGACCGAGACGGAAAAGACAAATGCTTGCCGGCCGGCAAGCTAACCTTTTTGTTGAAATATATTGTCCGCTTCTCTCTATCAGTTTGGATTTTTAAAGCAACTGACTGAAgtatgaattcaatatggtatctgAGTGAAGTGGTCTTGAGTTTAAAATTCTGCTAGCAGTACTAACAAAGATTCTGCGGCCTAAATCGATCCCACGTCTAAGAACTAAGAAAGCCTAGACGTGAAGGAGAATGTTCAAATATAAAGCACGCCTCTCTCCATCAATACGGACTTTTGAAGCAGCCCGCTGCACCATGAATTCGATACTTTTCACTCATCTATATAGTAACATGTCTACGTTGGAATTGTGCCTATAGGTAATAATAAAATGTTCATTTTTCTGTTGTTTCATGATTTGTGCAATGAATAATAtctttctatctatctatctatctatctatatctatacctctatacctatactaattaggcacttcctaaaaattcccacgttaatcagtaattaggagccgttaatctggtgagaccaaattattacgg
Protein-coding regions in this window:
- the LOC123170143 gene encoding L-type lectin-domain containing receptor kinase IX.1-like, producing MGSRRPPPTTLVLVLLLCLYYAPRRAFSLFFNLNFSDPRAGSFIAVNGDALVSTSWLELTKNTRDANIQSSVGRAWYDHKVPLWSNATGEMASFTTTFSFRITPDKDSMPLTGDGMAFFLGSFPSVLPPRSAGGGLGLLPTHTNGTGDGRIVAVEFDTFLNREYADINGNHVGIDVNSVNSTASTDTTTWPGKSLTSLHVMEATVKYHKDSKMLAVDLLIEDALYQVNATVDLSRYLPEEVAVGFSAATGDIAELHQILSWSFSSTLQLESKKEARPPAEPPLPIPTSNSNIHKKLVPILASVLVPLLFLLVCATAVLGWRRHKKRRANEDSEEECDDRADLERGVAAGGPRRYMYHELVAATSNFAKEEKLGRGGFGSVYRGHLTLTPAAAVGSDQDRREVAVKVLSVESSAQGRKEFEAEVRIISRLKHRNLVQLLGWCDSRKGLLLVYELVAESSLDRHLYNKDGTYLTWPQRYNIILGLGSALRYLHGEWEECIVHGDIKPSNIMLDLSLSTKLGDFGLARLIAHGAGSMQTTKAVLGTVGYIDPEFVNTRRPSTKSDVYSFGVVLLEITSGRRPVMETTERSFTLLSWVWGLYGRNAILDAADERLRGDEADARWMERVLVVGLWCAHPDQGERPSIAQAMHVLQSDEVRLPALPLHMYRTVPDPASSGLYGLNFSIDSSTSSSNSVRSSLVNTGGDRLSSGSSSTALL